From the genome of Prevotella herbatica, one region includes:
- a CDS encoding glucosamine-6-phosphate deaminase: protein MKLSLSSQIVLNKVPEEFYRPSTAVERSEITRCEKIPTDIFPKVEEGACNIADEIAKIISNHASEGRKCVLGLGTGKSLVPVYDELISRYEKHELSFSNVIVFNSYEYFPQSAKSSHSAIAQLHDMLLDHIDVKPENIFSPDGTTPQDKVLEQCRLYEENIRNCGGIDVILLGIGRIGNIATNEPGSGLTTTSRLMLIDATSREEMTMSFGTQEPVPPCSITMGIATILSARKIFLTAWGEEKADIIQQTVEGSIAESIPASFLQTHNDAHVVIDLAAAAKLTRIVHPWLVTNCKWTDKLIRAALTWLCQKLHKPILKLTNKDYNENGLSELLALYGSAYNANIKIFNDLQHTITGWPGGKPDADDTSRPERANPYPKKVIVFSPHPDDDVISMGGTIRRLVQQNHEVHLAYETSGNIAVGDEEVTRFMHFINGFNQLFINSEDATITKMYKEIKEFLANKKDGEIDTVEVRTIKGLIRRGEARTACTFNHIPLDNVHFLDLPFYESGKIEKLPMTEKDVEIVRALLKEVKPHQIYVAGDLADPHGTHRKCTDAVLAALDLEKEEGAEWLNDCRVWMYRGAWAEWEIENIEMCVPMSPEELRAKRNAILKHSSQMESAPFLGNDERLFWQRAEDRNRATAKLYDDLGLACYEAMEAFVEYKML, encoded by the coding sequence ATGAAATTAAGTCTAAGTTCACAAATAGTATTAAACAAGGTGCCAGAGGAATTTTATCGTCCTAGCACCGCTGTAGAACGTTCGGAGATTACACGCTGTGAGAAGATTCCCACAGACATATTCCCCAAAGTCGAAGAAGGTGCTTGTAATATTGCCGATGAGATAGCGAAGATTATTTCCAATCATGCTAGCGAAGGACGCAAATGCGTATTGGGACTAGGTACAGGAAAGTCTCTTGTTCCTGTATATGATGAACTGATTTCAAGATATGAGAAACATGAACTTAGTTTCAGTAATGTAATCGTGTTCAATTCTTATGAGTATTTTCCACAAAGCGCAAAAAGTTCACACAGTGCCATAGCGCAATTGCATGATATGTTGCTTGATCATATTGACGTGAAACCTGAAAACATATTTTCTCCAGACGGTACAACTCCACAGGATAAAGTGTTGGAGCAATGTCGGTTGTATGAAGAGAATATAAGGAACTGCGGTGGTATAGACGTCATACTTCTTGGTATTGGAAGAATTGGTAATATTGCCACAAACGAACCTGGTTCAGGATTAACAACAACATCACGACTGATGCTGATAGACGCAACAAGCCGTGAAGAAATGACAATGAGTTTTGGAACTCAGGAACCTGTGCCACCATGTTCTATAACAATGGGTATCGCCACAATCCTTTCTGCACGCAAGATATTCCTTACGGCATGGGGCGAAGAGAAGGCGGATATTATTCAGCAGACAGTGGAAGGTTCTATCGCAGAGTCGATACCTGCCTCATTCTTGCAGACGCACAACGATGCTCATGTGGTGATAGACCTTGCAGCGGCGGCAAAACTTACACGTATAGTTCATCCATGGTTGGTAACAAATTGCAAATGGACTGATAAACTGATACGCGCAGCCCTTACTTGGTTGTGCCAAAAACTTCATAAACCAATTCTGAAACTTACTAATAAGGATTATAACGAAAATGGTTTGTCAGAACTTCTTGCATTGTATGGTTCTGCTTATAATGCTAACATAAAGATATTCAACGATCTTCAGCATACTATCACGGGATGGCCAGGAGGTAAACCGGATGCTGATGATACGTCTCGACCGGAACGTGCCAATCCATATCCAAAGAAGGTGATCGTGTTCTCGCCACATCCAGATGATGATGTTATTTCCATGGGAGGTACAATCAGAAGACTTGTACAGCAGAATCATGAGGTACATCTTGCTTATGAGACTAGTGGAAATATTGCTGTTGGTGATGAGGAAGTGACAAGATTCATGCATTTCATAAACGGCTTCAATCAGTTGTTTATAAATAGTGAAGATGCTACTATCACAAAGATGTATAAGGAGATAAAGGAATTCCTGGCAAACAAGAAAGACGGTGAGATTGATACTGTAGAGGTAAGAACGATAAAGGGATTGATTCGCCGTGGAGAGGCTCGTACCGCATGTACGTTTAATCATATACCGCTAGATAATGTGCATTTTTTAGACCTTCCTTTTTATGAAAGTGGCAAGATAGAAAAGTTGCCGATGACAGAAAAGGATGTAGAAATTGTACGTGCCCTATTAAAAGAGGTGAAACCGCATCAGATATATGTTGCCGGTGATCTTGCTGATCCGCATGGAACCCACAGAAAGTGTACGGATGCTGTTTTGGCTGCACTTGATCTGGAGAAAGAAGAAGGTGCAGAATGGCTTAATGACTGTCGTGTGTGGATGTATCGTGGGGCATGGGCTGAATGGGAAATAGAGAACATCGAAATGTGTGTTCCGATGAGTCCGGAAGAGTTGCGTGCAAAGCGTAATGCGATATTGAAGCATAGTTCGCAGATGGAAAGTGCACCGTTCCTCGGAAATGATGAACGTTTGTTCTGGCAGCGTGCCGAAGACCGTAATAGAGCTACCGCAAAATTATATGATGATTTGGGCTTGGCTTGTTATGAGGCTATGGAAGCGTTTGTGGAATATAAAATGCTGTGA